TGCGCTCCTCGTACTTCGCGTAGTTGGGCCAGGTGCGCAGCATCGTCCGCCACGCGGCGGCCCTCGCCTCGCCCTCGAGCTCCTCGGCGCGGACCTCGGTCTCCACCTTCGCGTAGCGGATGTGCGCGGTGTCGGCGGCGCGCAGGTTGTGCACCCACACCGGCATCTTCGGGCCGCCGAAGTAGGAGCCCGCGATCAGCCAGGTGTCACCGTCGGGCACGCACAGCAGCGGCGTGCTGCGCGGGATGCCGCTCTTGCGGCCGGCGACGGTGAGCATGAGGTTCGGCAGGCCGGCGATGTCGAGCACGCTGACCCGGCCGCGCGAGGCCTTCTGCAGGCGGGTGTCGACCCACACGATCTGCGGCAGCAGCTTCGGCATCCACTCGATCGATCCGATCTTCACGGCGAGGGGAGTCAGCAGGCCCATGACGGTGAATCTAGAACAGGTTCCGTCGGCGCCGCGCACCCGACCCAGGGCGCGGACCGCCCGCACCCCGCGTTCACCCGGCGGCCGTCGACCCGCCGCTCGCCCGACCCCCGGCCGCTGGGAGGGGTTCCTACGGTGCCCCCGTGCTGTCTCGTGGCCTGCTCGGTAGCGCCCTGGTCCTCCTCGGGGGCCTGGTGGTCTCCACCCTGCCGCGCAGCGCGCCCATCCTGCAGGTCGAGGCGCTCGCGGCCCTGCGGGGCGCGGAGGCGGGGCGGATGCTCGGGCTGGCGGTCGTCCTGACCGGGCTCGGCCTGCTGGCCGCGGCCTGGCTGCGGCTGTGCCGCGAGGTCGGCGCCGGCCGGGAGACCGGGGACCGGGACGAGGCGGTCGGGCTCGTGCGCTTCGCGACGCTGGTGTGGAGCGCGCCGCTGGTCCTCGCACCGCCGCTGTTCTCCCGCGACGGCTGGTCCTACGCCGCGCAGGGGGCGATGACCCACCTCGGGATCTCGCCCTACGAGCACGGTCCGTCGGTGCTGCGGGGCCCGGTCGTGCAGGCCGTCGACCCGCGCTGGATGGACACCATCACGCCGTACGGCCCCGTGCCGCTCGCGGTCGGCGACCAGCTCGCGGCGCTCACCGGCAACCCGTGGATGCTGGTCATCGGGCACCGGGTGCTCGCGCTGGTCGGCCTCGCGCTGCTGGCCTGGGCGGTGCCGCGCCTGGCCACCTGGACCGGCGTCGACCCGGCCCTGGCCTCCGCGCTGGTCATCGCCTCCCCGCTGATGCTGGCCAACGGCGTCGGCGGGCTGCACAACGACCTGCTGATGGCCGGACTGATGGCCGCCGCGCTGGTGGTCGCCGTCGAGCACGGCTGGGCCTGGGGGGCGGTGCTCGGCGGCACCGCGGCCGCGGTCAAGGCGCCCGGCGGGCTGGTGTGCGTGGCCGTCGCCCTCGTCGGGCTCCCCGCCGCCGCCACCCTCACCGACCGGGTACGCCGGTTGGCCGGCGTGGCCGGGGTCTCCCTCGGGTGGCTCGTGGGGCTCGGCCTGCTCACCGGGGTCGGTGTCGGCTGGGTCGCCGGCCTGACCGTGCCCGGCACCGTGAACACCCCGCTCTCGGTCACCACGCTGGCCGGGGGCTCCCTCGACTGGGTCGCCGGCCTGCTGGGGCTCGACCTGGCCCCGGCCACGTTGCTCGGCGTCGTACGCACCCTGGGGTCGGGGGCGGCGCTCGGCCTGGTCGGGTGGGCGGCGCTGCGTCGGCCCACCGGTGACCGGGCCTCCGCGGTCGGCACCGCGGCGCTGCTGATGGGTGGGCTCGTGGTGCTGAGCCCGGTCGTGCACCTGTGGTACCTGCTGTGGGTGGTGC
This genomic window from Nocardioides marinus contains:
- the mptB gene encoding polyprenol phosphomannose-dependent alpha 1,6 mannosyltransferase MptB: MLSRGLLGSALVLLGGLVVSTLPRSAPILQVEALAALRGAEAGRMLGLAVVLTGLGLLAAAWLRLCREVGAGRETGDRDEAVGLVRFATLVWSAPLVLAPPLFSRDGWSYAAQGAMTHLGISPYEHGPSVLRGPVVQAVDPRWMDTITPYGPVPLAVGDQLAALTGNPWMLVIGHRVLALVGLALLAWAVPRLATWTGVDPALASALVIASPLMLANGVGGLHNDLLMAGLMAAALVVAVEHGWAWGAVLGGTAAAVKAPGGLVCVAVALVGLPAAATLTDRVRRLAGVAGVSLGWLVGLGLLTGVGVGWVAGLTVPGTVNTPLSVTTLAGGSLDWVAGLLGLDLAPATLLGVVRTLGSGAALGLVGWAALRRPTGDRASAVGTAALLMGGLVVLSPVVHLWYLLWVVPFVATLRLSRLAVTALVAVSVIAGLVAPMDSSLHGAYYAIVLGSMIVAILAPVLLWTRGARARVERIATAHLPGLADLVPAPPRATAASVPPPRQPLGTAELSGLLRSFR
- a CDS encoding nitroreductase family deazaflavin-dependent oxidoreductase; amino-acid sequence: MGLLTPLAVKIGSIEWMPKLLPQIVWVDTRLQKASRGRVSVLDIAGLPNLMLTVAGRKSGIPRSTPLLCVPDGDTWLIAGSYFGGPKMPVWVHNLRAADTAHIRYAKVETEVRAEELEGEARAAAWRTMLRTWPNYAKYEERTDRVIPVFRLTRV